In a single window of the Campylobacter iguaniorum genome:
- a CDS encoding aspartate kinase — MLVVQKYGGTSVGTLERIEEVAKRVIETKKAGNDVVVVVSAMSGVTNKLIEYAEYFTKEAPCSKDMDMLLSAGERVTSALLAIALNEKGYPAISMSGRAAGIVTDDSHTKARIINIDSTNMRNELDSGKIVVVAGFQGVSEDGFVTTLGRGGSDLSAVAVAGALSADVCEIYTDVDGVYTTDPRIEPKAKKLDRISYDEMLELASMGAKVLQNRSVELAKKLNVNLVTRSSFNNNEGTLITGEANMENNMEQALISGIALDKNQARVTLRGVVDRPGVAASIFKKLAEKNINVDMIIQNTSHEDGTTSLGFTVPQNEMEAARSVVEGTAKSVEIDSDVVKVSVVGVGMKSHSGVASLAFSTLANEGINIQMISTSEIKISMIVAAKYGELAVRALHKAYELDI, encoded by the coding sequence ATGCTTGTAGTTCAAAAATACGGCGGAACAAGCGTGGGAACGCTTGAGAGAATAGAAGAAGTCGCAAAAAGGGTTATAGAAACTAAAAAAGCCGGAAATGACGTTGTCGTCGTAGTTTCAGCTATGAGCGGTGTGACAAATAAACTTATTGAATATGCCGAATATTTCACAAAAGAAGCTCCGTGCAGCAAAGATATGGATATGCTTCTAAGTGCTGGAGAGAGAGTGACAAGCGCACTTTTAGCTATTGCTCTAAATGAAAAAGGCTACCCAGCTATTTCTATGAGCGGAAGAGCTGCTGGCATAGTTACAGATGATTCACACACAAAAGCTAGAATCATAAATATAGATAGCACAAATATGAGAAATGAGCTAGACTCTGGCAAAATCGTAGTTGTAGCTGGTTTTCAAGGCGTGAGCGAAGATGGTTTTGTGACTACTTTGGGGCGTGGTGGAAGCGACCTAAGCGCAGTTGCAGTAGCTGGCGCGCTTAGTGCTGATGTGTGCGAGATTTACACCGATGTGGACGGAGTCTATACAACTGATCCAAGAATCGAGCCAAAAGCTAAAAAACTAGACCGCATAAGCTATGATGAGATGCTAGAGCTTGCGAGTATGGGTGCAAAAGTATTGCAAAACAGAAGCGTTGAGCTTGCAAAAAAATTAAACGTAAATTTAGTAACAAGAAGCAGTTTTAACAATAACGAAGGAACATTGATAACAGGAGAGGCAAATATGGAAAATAATATGGAACAAGCATTAATAAGTGGCATCGCACTAGACAAAAACCAAGCAAGAGTTACATTGCGTGGGGTTGTAGATAGACCAGGTGTTGCGGCTTCTATATTTAAAAAACTTGCTGAAAAAAACATAAACGTAGATATGATTATCCAAAATACAAGCCATGAGGACGGCACTACTAGCCTTGGATTTACAGTCCCACAAAACGAAATGGAAGCAGCTAGAAGCGTAGTAGAGGGCACTGCAAAATCAGTAGAGATAGATAGCGACGTCGTAAAAGTAAGCGTAGTTGGTGTAGGTATGAAAAGCCATAGTGGCGTAGCTAGTTTAGCGTTTTCAACTCTAGCAAATGAGGGCATAAATATCCAAATGATCTCAACTAGCGAGATAAAAATCTCTATGATAGTAGCTGCAAAATACGGCGAACTAGCTGTAAGAGCACTACATAAAGCTTATGAGTTAGATATCTAA
- the folP gene encoding dihydropteroate synthase has protein sequence MKIFKIDASSGFDEICSTIKPQIAGLKIMKNKSSLHFFYIKDIKRVAANILKQDALSLGAELVCSKDSVFGGLESENALLIANQKQINLLTKKELLQDFGLKDLAKFISKDFKKPAKSLIMGVLNFNTDSFNPASRTTADECASKIEKMINDGADFIDIGMVSSRPGSIYVGSEVEFERVKPVVDIIEQNGFTKRVKFSLDSFDEKCLRYALERGFSMVNDISGDCSLATLAKQYGASYCLMHKNGDPQTMQVGVKDSDILGIVDEFFERKLEILDTLGQKDIWLDPGIGFGKTARDNMILIKHLEHFLHFGYPLFVGASRKSVINAYSPSDVSDRLAGSLYLHLKAFENGASIIRTHDVLAHKQMFDMAQAYANLEF, from the coding sequence ATGAAAATTTTCAAAATAGATGCAAGTAGTGGATTTGACGAAATTTGCTCCACCATAAAGCCGCAAATTGCTGGGCTTAAAATTATGAAAAATAAGTCTAGTTTGCACTTTTTTTACATAAAAGATATCAAAAGAGTTGCTGCAAATATCCTAAAACAAGATGCCTTGAGCTTGGGGGCTGAGCTTGTATGCTCAAAAGATAGCGTTTTTGGTGGCTTGGAGAGCGAAAACGCACTTCTTATTGCAAACCAAAAGCAGATAAATTTGCTGACTAAAAAGGAGCTTTTGCAAGATTTTGGGCTAAAAGATTTGGCTAAATTTATCTCAAAAGATTTCAAAAAACCAGCCAAATCACTTATAATGGGCGTTTTGAACTTCAACACAGATAGCTTCAATCCAGCAAGCAGAACCACTGCTGATGAGTGCGCTTCAAAAATAGAAAAAATGATAAATGACGGTGCTGATTTTATCGATATTGGAATGGTTAGCTCACGTCCTGGAAGCATTTATGTTGGCAGCGAAGTTGAGTTTGAAAGAGTAAAACCAGTCGTTGATATAATAGAGCAAAACGGCTTTACAAAAAGGGTTAAATTTAGCCTTGATAGCTTTGATGAAAAATGCCTTAGATACGCTTTGGAGCGTGGTTTTAGCATGGTTAATGATATAAGCGGGGATTGCTCCTTGGCAACTCTTGCTAAGCAGTACGGCGCAAGCTATTGTCTAATGCATAAAAATGGCGATCCACAAACCATGCAAGTTGGTGTCAAAGATAGTGATATTTTGGGGATTGTCGATGAGTTTTTTGAGCGAAAACTTGAGATTTTGGATACTCTTGGACAAAAAGATATCTGGCTTGATCCTGGAATTGGATTTGGCAAAACTGCTAGGGACAATATGATTTTGATTAAGCATTTGGAGCATTTTTTGCATTTTGGGTATCCGCTTTTTGTGGGTGCGAGTAGAAAAAGCGTGATAAATGCTTATAGTCCAAGCGATGTGAGCGATAGGCTAGCAGGGAGTTTATATCTTCATCTCAAAGCCTTTGAAAATGGAGCAAGTATCATCAGAACGCACGATGTATTGGCGCATAAGCAGATGTTTGATATGGCGCAGGCTTATGCGAATTTGGAGTTTTAA
- the cmoA gene encoding carboxy-S-adenosyl-L-methionine synthase CmoA → MRDEVFKEPVKKQFEFDESVVSVFDDMVSRSVPFYAEVQALVCEYLALSLGQNARVFDLGCSTATTLLKLFSLRNDLDLHGVDSSEPMIKTAKNKALAYGANLSLDVADILKCDFSKSDCVLLNYTLQFIRPIKREEFVAKIFANLNPNGVFVFSEKLVFEDKKLTNEMIKIYENYKSNQGYSKFEISQKRQALENVLIPYTENENKELCLKAGFKSVETIFKWANFTTFVAFK, encoded by the coding sequence GTGAGAGATGAGGTCTTCAAAGAGCCTGTTAAAAAGCAGTTTGAGTTCGATGAGAGCGTGGTAAGTGTCTTTGATGATATGGTGAGTCGCTCAGTGCCATTTTACGCAGAGGTGCAAGCTTTAGTGTGCGAATATTTGGCACTATCTTTAGGGCAAAATGCAAGAGTTTTTGATCTTGGCTGCTCGACTGCGACCACGCTTTTGAAGCTTTTTTCACTTAGAAATGACCTTGATTTGCACGGTGTTGATAGTAGTGAGCCTATGATAAAAACAGCCAAAAACAAAGCCTTAGCGTATGGTGCAAATCTAAGCTTAGACGTCGCAGATATCCTAAAATGCGATTTTTCTAAGAGCGATTGCGTGCTACTTAATTACACTTTGCAATTCATCAGACCGATAAAAAGAGAAGAGTTCGTAGCAAAAATCTTTGCAAATTTAAATCCAAATGGCGTTTTTGTATTTAGCGAAAAGCTTGTTTTTGAGGACAAAAAGCTCACAAATGAGATGATAAAAATATATGAAAATTACAAATCAAATCAAGGTTATTCTAAATTTGAAATATCTCAAAAGCGTCAAGCTTTAGAAAATGTGCTGATCCCATACACCGAAAACGAAAATAAAGAGCTTTGCTTAAAAGCTGGTTTTAAAAGTGTTGAAACCATCTTTAAATGGGCGAATTTCACTACTTTTGTGGCGTTTAAATAA
- a CDS encoding DNA polymerase III subunit delta', translating into MHSKIIISDDFESVKQDIIGFNDPNFVRIFEYESFLIENAKEVINEAYIAESREKIIVVMALKFGIDPQNALLKILEEPPRNITFIIVAKSKNLLLPTIRSRLMIEIRKKETPRMALELNLKRLNLKDIYNFIEEQSNLEKTESLSKNELLNLVKSIVCEAIEVGVKFKEEDYEYFYKLYRLVDLNTKAAPALTPLLLLIMQRSK; encoded by the coding sequence TTGCATAGTAAGATTATAATCAGCGATGATTTTGAGAGTGTTAAACAAGATATTATAGGCTTTAATGACCCAAATTTCGTCAGGATTTTTGAGTATGAAAGCTTTTTGATTGAAAATGCAAAAGAGGTCATAAATGAAGCTTATATCGCTGAAAGCAGGGAGAAAATCATCGTTGTAATGGCTTTGAAATTTGGCATAGATCCGCAAAATGCCTTGCTAAAAATCCTAGAAGAGCCGCCAAGAAACATTACATTTATTATAGTCGCCAAGTCAAAAAATCTGCTTCTTCCCACCATTCGCTCAAGGCTTATGATTGAAATTAGGAAAAAAGAGACCCCGAGAATGGCTTTGGAGTTAAATTTAAAAAGATTAAATTTAAAAGATATATATAACTTTATAGAAGAGCAATCAAACCTTGAAAAAACCGAAAGCCTAAGCAAAAACGAGCTTTTAAATTTAGTCAAATCCATAGTCTGCGAAGCGATAGAAGTCGGAGTCAAATTCAAAGAAGAAGATTATGAGTATTTTTACAAACTTTACAGACTTGTAGATCTAAACACCAAAGCCGCTCCAGCTTTGACACCACTTTTATTACTCATTATGCAAAGGTCAAAATGA
- a CDS encoding bifunctional riboflavin kinase/FAD synthetase, whose amino-acid sequence MLKSSTTTQKNEIEAIAIGHFDGIHKGHKELIKKLGNNGALVVIDSSKACITPGDRREEYAGVPCFYYNLKDISELRGDEFLELLTGEFPNLKRIVVGYDFKFGKDRAWDKHDLKNLFCGEVVFVDEFSFDGLGVHSSAIRRFIRDGDIYRVNRLLGREYSIKGKVVEGQGIGKDKIYPTLNLVVDPYLLPKDGVYATRTKIGDVTYSSITFIGCRLSTDAKFSVESHILDAKLSGKFDDVRVCFIERIRDNIKFDSLELLKEQITKDMLIARNVAKVCDLSLKDDFIHSRDIL is encoded by the coding sequence ATCTTGAAATCTTCTACTACTACACAAAAAAATGAGATAGAAGCCATCGCCATAGGGCATTTTGATGGTATTCATAAAGGTCACAAAGAGCTGATAAAAAAGCTTGGAAATAACGGAGCTTTGGTCGTAATTGATAGCTCAAAAGCCTGTATCACGCCAGGAGATAGAAGAGAAGAATACGCTGGCGTGCCTTGTTTTTATTATAATCTTAAAGATATTAGTGAGCTTAGAGGCGATGAGTTTTTAGAGCTTTTGACTGGCGAGTTCCCAAACCTAAAACGAATAGTAGTCGGGTATGATTTTAAATTTGGCAAAGATAGAGCTTGGGATAAACACGACTTGAAAAATCTATTTTGTGGGGAAGTTGTGTTTGTCGATGAGTTTAGCTTCGATGGACTTGGCGTGCATAGCTCAGCCATAAGGCGTTTTATCAGAGATGGAGATATTTATAGAGTAAACCGCCTTTTGGGGCGTGAATACAGCATAAAAGGCAAAGTCGTGGAGGGTCAAGGCATAGGTAAAGACAAGATTTATCCTACTTTAAATTTAGTCGTTGATCCGTATTTACTCCCAAAAGACGGCGTTTATGCGACACGGACGAAAATAGGCGACGTGACTTATAGCTCAATTACTTTTATAGGTTGTAGGCTTAGCACGGACGCCAAATTTAGCGTAGAAAGCCATATTTTAGATGCTAAACTTAGTGGCAAATTTGATGATGTTAGGGTCTGTTTTATCGAGCGAATTCGCGATAATATCAAATTTGACTCACTTGAGCTTTTAAAAGAGCAAATCACAAAAGATATGCTTATAGCAAGAAATGTCGCCAAAGTCTGCGATCTAAGCTTGAAAGACGATTTCATACATTCAAGGGATATATTGTGA
- the tatC gene encoding twin-arginine translocase subunit TatC yields MFEDLRPHLIELRKRLVISVIAVIVCFIICFNFWNPLLAYMTAPLKAVLPSGSNIIFTQVAEPFFTAMKVAFFAGLMISLPVIFWQFWLFVAPGLYDNEKKYVIPFVLSATVMFLAGAAFCYYFVVPVGFHFLITFGGELFQALPSIGDYVGFFTKLVVAFGISFELPVVTFFLAKLGMVDDKALKGFFRYAIVAIFIFAAIMTPPDILSQFMLAVPLIALYGLSILIAKMVNPAPKDDDEDDEEESQESKDE; encoded by the coding sequence ATGTTTGAAGATTTAAGACCGCATTTAATAGAACTAAGAAAAAGACTAGTCATAAGCGTAATAGCCGTCATTGTGTGTTTTATCATCTGTTTTAACTTTTGGAATCCATTGCTTGCCTACATGACCGCGCCTTTAAAAGCAGTTTTGCCATCTGGCAGCAACATCATCTTTACACAAGTCGCTGAGCCATTTTTTACTGCGATGAAAGTTGCGTTTTTTGCTGGACTTATGATATCTTTGCCAGTTATTTTTTGGCAATTTTGGCTATTTGTGGCTCCTGGACTTTATGACAATGAGAAAAAATACGTAATACCTTTTGTTCTTAGCGCTACTGTTATGTTCTTAGCTGGAGCTGCGTTTTGTTATTATTTTGTCGTTCCTGTCGGGTTTCACTTTCTTATCACATTTGGTGGAGAGCTGTTTCAAGCCCTGCCAAGCATAGGCGATTATGTAGGTTTTTTTACTAAGCTTGTCGTTGCTTTTGGTATTAGTTTTGAGCTTCCTGTTGTGACATTTTTCTTAGCTAAGCTTGGAATGGTTGATGATAAGGCGTTAAAAGGATTTTTTAGATACGCAATCGTTGCTATTTTTATCTTTGCAGCTATTATGACGCCTCCAGATATTTTAAGTCAGTTTATGCTAGCAGTTCCTTTGATCGCACTTTATGGGCTTTCAATACTCATAGCAAAAATGGTAAATCCAGCTCCAAAAGACGATGATGAAGACGACGAAGAAGAGAGCCAAGAGAGCAAAGATGAATAG
- the tlyA gene encoding 23S rRNA (cytidine-2'-O)-methyltransferase TlyA: protein MRADLALANSLNISRNKASELIKARKVSLNGAIIDKPSLEVDEPNFSVDETIYVSRAALKLKGFLNDLEYDFSGLNALDIGSSTGGFVQILLENGVKSVTALDVGTAQLSSNLRDDKRIIIQENTDIREFKAGKFDLISVDVSFISVVQILEHIDKLAKKDIIILFKPQFEVGKNAKRNSKGVVKDTKQIKLAMAKFESACTSFGWELKASKESVIPGKEGNLEIFYYYTKK from the coding sequence ATGAGAGCCGACTTAGCACTTGCAAACTCACTAAATATCAGCAGAAATAAGGCAAGCGAGCTGATAAAAGCAAGAAAGGTAAGCCTAAATGGCGCTATCATAGATAAGCCAAGCCTTGAAGTCGATGAGCCAAATTTTAGCGTCGATGAGACTATTTATGTCAGTAGGGCAGCCTTGAAATTAAAGGGATTTTTGAACGATTTAGAGTATGATTTTAGCGGTTTAAATGCTCTTGATATTGGCTCAAGCACTGGTGGATTTGTGCAAATTTTGCTTGAAAATGGCGTGAAAAGCGTCACAGCGCTTGACGTAGGGACAGCTCAACTCAGCTCAAATTTAAGAGATGATAAACGTATTATAATACAAGAAAACACTGATATTAGGGAGTTTAAGGCTGGCAAATTTGATCTAATAAGCGTCGATGTGAGCTTCATATCTGTGGTGCAAATTTTAGAGCATATAGACAAACTAGCCAAAAAAGATATAATCATACTTTTTAAACCGCAATTCGAAGTTGGCAAAAACGCCAAACGCAATTCAAAAGGCGTCGTCAAAGACACTAAGCAAATCAAACTAGCTATGGCTAAATTTGAATCTGCTTGTACCAGCTTTGGCTGGGAGCTAAAAGCCAGCAAAGAGTCCGTAATACCAGGCAAGGAGGGAAATCTTGAAATCTTCTACTACTACACAAAAAAATGA
- the hemW gene encoding radical SAM family heme chaperone HemW: MQVYIHIPFCESKCPYCAFGSHSDKFKQTKSYFQALQKEIATSLQKVEKISTVFIGGGTPSSVGGEFYEEIFALLSSKLAKNAEISCEANPNSANQKWLENMRKFGVNRISFGVQSFDEKKLKMLGRIHSKQTAINALNLAKEVGFKNINLDIMYGTKLDTKKLLESELKIISNLKINHISAYSLMLEDNTPFEAKFELKKDSPSLAKFLINSLESLGFKQYEISNFGKPCKHNLGYWSGKDYLGFGAYSVGTLGNQRFYSPSNLDEYIANPLQKRVENLSKNDRICEYIFLGLRSKVGVKLANLNNEQLEKVQILLKSKKIYQKNGRIFNTNFLLSDEISLFLT; the protein is encoded by the coding sequence TTGCAAGTATATATACATATTCCATTTTGTGAGTCAAAATGCCCGTATTGCGCGTTTGGGTCGCATAGTGATAAATTTAAACAGACAAAAAGCTATTTTCAAGCTTTGCAAAAAGAGATAGCCACTAGCTTGCAAAAAGTAGAAAAAATCAGCACAGTTTTTATCGGTGGCGGAACTCCAAGTAGCGTTGGGGGTGAGTTTTATGAAGAGATTTTTGCTCTTTTAAGCTCAAAACTAGCCAAAAATGCTGAGATAAGCTGCGAAGCAAATCCAAACTCAGCCAATCAAAAATGGCTTGAAAATATGCGTAAATTTGGGGTAAATAGAATAAGTTTTGGGGTGCAAAGTTTTGATGAAAAAAAGCTCAAAATGCTTGGGCGTATTCACTCCAAACAAACCGCCATAAATGCCCTAAATTTAGCCAAAGAAGTTGGATTTAAAAATATAAATTTAGACATCATGTATGGCACTAAACTAGACACCAAAAAACTGCTCGAAAGTGAGCTAAAAATCATATCAAATTTGAAAATAAATCACATCTCAGCATATTCGTTGATGCTTGAAGATAACACGCCTTTTGAGGCTAAATTTGAACTAAAAAAAGATAGCCCCAGCTTGGCTAAATTCCTTATAAACTCACTTGAAAGCTTAGGTTTTAAGCAGTATGAAATCTCAAATTTTGGCAAGCCATGCAAGCATAATCTTGGCTATTGGAGCGGGAAAGATTATCTTGGATTTGGTGCTTATAGCGTGGGGACACTGGGAAATCAAAGATTTTACTCACCATCAAATTTAGATGAATATATCGCAAATCCATTGCAAAAAAGAGTAGAAAATCTAAGCAAAAATGATAGAATTTGTGAGTATATATTTTTAGGACTTAGAAGCAAAGTCGGCGTAAAACTTGCAAATTTAAACAATGAGCAGCTAGAAAAAGTGCAAATTTTGCTAAAATCAAAAAAAATATATCAAAAAAATGGACGAATTTTTAACACAAATTTCTTACTTAGCGACGAAATTTCTCTATTTTTAACCTAG
- a CDS encoding HobA family DNA replication regulator, with protein MSELIKWTLDAIRDEGSLMSWMEERRVEWVPLLTSRIKYLLDGVTFIVICDEEREWFESYFLRNINRKDNARPILPFVSLKSLYPSLGEINSKEEISLLEDMLSIAFPNGFVYFYVGKSSSKISAIAKGKDDSYMWLFDEQAQNSFYLSSNDDMLDIKLLSLFRLFNKSIDAVLFGKVKI; from the coding sequence ATGAGCGAACTTATAAAATGGACTTTAGACGCTATCAGAGATGAAGGCTCGCTTATGAGCTGGATGGAAGAAAGAAGAGTGGAGTGGGTTCCGCTTCTTACTTCTAGGATAAAATATCTGCTTGATGGCGTTACTTTTATAGTGATTTGTGACGAAGAAAGGGAGTGGTTCGAGAGCTACTTTTTGCGAAATATAAACCGCAAAGACAATGCCAGACCGATACTTCCTTTTGTATCGCTCAAATCACTTTACCCATCTTTGGGCGAGATAAACTCCAAAGAAGAGATAAGCTTGCTTGAAGATATGCTAAGCATCGCATTTCCAAACGGTTTTGTCTATTTTTATGTTGGAAAATCAAGCTCAAAAATCTCAGCTATAGCAAAAGGCAAAGACGATAGCTATATGTGGCTTTTTGATGAGCAAGCACAAAACAGCTTTTATCTAAGCTCAAATGACGATATGCTCGACATCAAGCTGCTTTCTTTGTTTAGGTTATTTAACAAAAGTATAGATGCAGTACTCTTTGGCAAAGTAAAAATATAA
- the ligA gene encoding NAD-dependent DNA ligase LigA yields MDKIEYEKAITSLNLWAKAYYTDDKPIASDAEYDELYRQVEQFEEQNPSLKLSYSPTNRVGGAVLDEFKKSTHLAKMWSMEDIFSDDELLAWIGHGDKSGEFFAEPKFDGASLNLLYENGKLIKAATRGDGSIGEDVTNNALVINSIPLQISYLGRIEIRGEVVIEKSDFESINAIRAASGEPPLANPRNAAAGSLRQLDNSVVKQRKLKFYPWGVGENSLEFAKHSEVMDFVRSLGFLRDEFCKICSSVDELRNAYKELVSKRDEKPILIDGMVIRVNDLSRANSLGYTVKFPKFMVAYKFPAIEKTARLIDIVLQVGRTGVVTPVGLLDGVNIDGAFVKNVTLHNFDEINRLGLMKNDLVTIIRSGDVIPKITGVFAERRDGSQTPISRPTNCPQCGSELLDEGVFIKCQNLSCKARVVSSIIYFTSKKCMNIDGLGEAIVELLYERGIVQNIADIYRLDELSFMGIEGFKTKKISNLLNAIELSKTPNLERFITSLGIEHIGEVAAKKIAIAYPDNWLELSFEELISLDGFGEAMALSYLEFMRVNLDKIKELLGFITPKIVEIKTTQNAFSGKTFVITGTLSRPRDEIKAELESFGAKVSGSVSSKSDYVLYGDEAGSKLEKALSLGVKTINEQEYEALK; encoded by the coding sequence ATGGATAAAATTGAATATGAAAAAGCTATCACTAGCCTAAATTTATGGGCAAAAGCATACTACACAGACGATAAGCCTATCGCAAGTGACGCTGAATATGATGAGCTTTACAGGCAAGTAGAGCAGTTTGAAGAGCAAAATCCAAGTTTGAAGCTTAGCTATTCTCCTACAAATAGAGTTGGCGGAGCGGTGCTTGATGAGTTCAAAAAATCCACGCATTTAGCCAAAATGTGGTCGATGGAAGATATTTTTAGCGACGATGAGCTTCTAGCATGGATAGGGCACGGAGACAAGAGTGGAGAGTTTTTTGCTGAGCCTAAATTTGACGGGGCGAGCCTAAATTTGCTTTACGAAAATGGCAAACTAATAAAAGCCGCGACAAGAGGCGATGGAAGCATAGGCGAAGATGTGACAAACAACGCTCTAGTCATAAACTCAATCCCGCTTCAAATCTCATATCTAGGCAGAATCGAAATCCGTGGCGAGGTCGTCATAGAAAAAAGTGATTTTGAATCCATAAACGCCATAAGAGCTGCGAGTGGTGAGCCACCACTTGCCAATCCAAGAAATGCAGCAGCGGGGAGCCTTAGACAGCTTGATAATAGCGTGGTAAAACAGCGAAAACTTAAATTCTATCCATGGGGTGTTGGTGAGAACTCACTTGAGTTTGCTAAGCATTCTGAAGTGATGGATTTCGTGCGTAGTCTTGGGTTTTTGAGAGATGAGTTTTGCAAAATTTGCTCTAGCGTTGATGAGCTTAGAAATGCTTATAAAGAGCTTGTAAGCAAAAGAGATGAAAAGCCTATTTTAATAGATGGAATGGTTATTCGGGTAAATGATTTAAGCAGGGCAAACTCGCTTGGATATACTGTGAAGTTTCCTAAATTTATGGTGGCTTATAAATTCCCAGCCATAGAGAAAACTGCTAGATTAATTGATATTGTTTTGCAAGTTGGTCGCACTGGTGTGGTGACTCCTGTGGGCTTGCTTGATGGGGTAAATATCGACGGAGCCTTTGTCAAAAACGTGACTTTGCATAATTTTGATGAGATAAATAGGCTTGGTTTGATGAAGAATGATTTGGTTACAATCATCAGAAGCGGCGATGTGATACCTAAGATTACTGGGGTTTTTGCTGAGCGTAGAGATGGAAGCCAAACTCCTATAAGTCGCCCGACAAACTGCCCGCAGTGTGGTAGTGAGCTACTTGATGAGGGTGTTTTTATCAAGTGTCAAAATCTAAGCTGTAAAGCAAGAGTCGTAAGCTCAATTATCTATTTTACGTCAAAAAAATGTATGAATATAGATGGGCTAGGTGAGGCTATAGTTGAGCTTTTGTATGAGCGTGGAATAGTGCAAAATATCGCTGATATTTACAGGCTTGATGAGCTTAGTTTTATGGGGATTGAAGGGTTTAAAACCAAAAAAATATCAAATTTGCTAAACGCAATCGAGCTATCTAAAACCCCAAATTTGGAGCGTTTCATAACCTCTCTTGGAATAGAGCATATCGGCGAAGTTGCGGCTAAAAAAATAGCCATAGCTTACCCAGATAATTGGCTAGAGCTAAGCTTTGAAGAGTTAATTAGCTTAGACGGATTTGGCGAAGCAATGGCGCTTAGCTATCTTGAGTTTATGAGAGTAAATTTAGACAAAATTAAAGAGCTTCTTGGCTTCATAACTCCAAAAATAGTAGAAATAAAAACCACGCAAAACGCATTTTCTGGCAAAACATTTGTCATCACTGGCACACTTTCTCGCCCAAGAGATGAGATAAAAGCCGAGCTTGAGAGCTTTGGAGCAAAGGTGAGCGGCTCAGTCTCATCTAAGAGCGATTATGTACTGTATGGCGATGAGGCTGGAAGTAAGCTAGAAAAAGCTCTAAGTCTTGGAGTAAAAACCATAAACGAGCAAGAATACGAGGCATTAAAATGA
- the tatB gene encoding Sec-independent protein translocase protein TatB has translation MFGMSFPEIIIIAVVAVIFLGPDKLPDAMVKIAKFFKVFKQTVNSAKSTFEQEVKIAELKEDAKKYKENFTEAAGAVRKKLTFEELDELKNTVASTKDGFNESLNSLKDELNIIKDPLNSLNSEVEFDHTPKQAQTIAQTTPATQPNANLETKKEA, from the coding sequence ATGTTTGGAATGAGTTTTCCAGAAATCATCATTATAGCAGTTGTTGCTGTTATTTTTTTGGGTCCAGATAAGTTGCCAGATGCCATGGTAAAAATAGCTAAATTTTTCAAGGTATTCAAACAGACCGTAAACAGTGCAAAAAGCACATTTGAGCAAGAAGTCAAGATAGCAGAACTCAAAGAAGATGCGAAAAAATATAAAGAAAATTTCACCGAAGCTGCTGGAGCCGTTCGCAAAAAGCTTACTTTTGAAGAGCTTGACGAGCTTAAAAACACAGTCGCAAGCACAAAAGATGGCTTTAATGAGAGCTTAAATAGCCTAAAAGACGAGCTAAACATCATCAAAGATCCGCTAAATTCTCTAAATAGCGAAGTTGAGTTTGACCATACGCCAAAACAAGCTCAAACCATAGCTCAAACTACGCCAGCTACGCAACCAAATGCAAATTTAGAAACTAAAAAAGAGGCATAA
- a CDS encoding RNA pyrophosphohydrolase, which yields MEKEKNYRPNVAAVILSPSYPLECRIFIAQRYDIHGAWQFPQGGIDKGEVPKQALLRELEEEIGTNSVEILCEHPEWLSYDFPENIAKKMSPYDGQIQKYFLVRLKPKAKINLNTKHPEFNDYRFIKQEEVLASVNHFKKAVYNKVLKYFKEEGFI from the coding sequence ATGGAGAAAGAAAAAAACTATAGACCAAATGTGGCTGCAGTGATACTCTCTCCTTCTTATCCTCTTGAGTGTAGAATTTTTATAGCTCAACGCTATGATATACACGGAGCTTGGCAGTTTCCACAAGGTGGAATCGACAAAGGAGAGGTTCCTAAACAAGCACTTTTAAGAGAATTAGAAGAAGAGATAGGCACAAATAGCGTAGAGATACTTTGCGAGCATCCAGAATGGCTTAGCTATGATTTTCCTGAAAATATAGCTAAAAAAATGTCGCCATATGACGGGCAAATTCAGAAGTATTTTTTGGTTAGATTAAAGCCAAAAGCTAAGATTAATCTAAATACAAAGCACCCTGAATTTAATGATTATAGGTTTATAAAACAAGAAGAAGTCTTAGCTAGTGTAAATCACTTTAAAAAAGCTGTTTACAATAAAGTTTTGAAATATTTTAAAGAGGAAGGATTTATTTAA